One window from the genome of Canis aureus isolate CA01 chromosome 18, VMU_Caureus_v.1.0, whole genome shotgun sequence encodes:
- the LOC144289147 gene encoding olfactory receptor 2T29-like — protein MKNMNWMANYTGESDFILVGIFSQSNHPALLCVVIFVVFLMALTGNAVLILLIHFDAHLHTPMYFFISQLSLMDVMYISITVPKMLIDQIMGISNISAPECGMQMFLYVTLAGSECFLLATMAYDRYMAICHPLHYPVLMNHRLCLLLASGCWFLGSVDGFMLTPITMTFPFCRSREIHHFFCEVPAVMKLSCSDTSLYETVMYLCCVLMLLIPVTVISSSYYFILLTIHRMNLAEGQKKAFATCSSHMTVVILFYGAAVYTYMLPTSYHTSEKDMIVSVFYTILTPGLNPLIYSLRNKNVMGALKKMLNVGPVFQETIK, from the coding sequence ATGAAAAACATGAACTGGATGGCCAATTACACTGGAGAGTCTGATTTCATCCTGGTGGGAATCTTCAGTCAATCAAATCACCCAGCTCTCCTGTGTGTGgtcatttttgtagttttcttgaTGGCTTTAACTGGGAATGCTGTCCTGATTCTTCTGATACATTTTGATGCTCACCTCCACACTCCTATGTACTTTTTCATCAGCCAGTTGTCTCTCATGGATGTAATGTACATTTCTATCACTGTGCCCAAGATGCTCATAGACCAGATCATGGGTATAAGTAATATATCAGCCCCTGAGTGTGGAATGCAAATGTTTCTCTATGTGACACTAGCGGGTTCAGAATGTTTTCTTCTAGCCACCATGGCCTATGATCGCTATATGGCCATCTGCCATCCTCTTCATTACCCTGTCCTCATGAACCACAGATTGTGTCTTCTACTGGCATCTGGCTGCTGGTTTCTGGGATCTGTGGATGGATTTATGCTCACGCCCATCACTATGACGTTCCCTTTCTGCAGATCCCGGGAGATCCATCATTTCTTCTGTGAAGTCCCTGCTGTAATGAAGCTCTCCTGCTCAGATACCTCCCTTTATGAGACAGTCATGTACCTGTGCTGTGTCCTCATGCTCCTCATCCCTGTGACAGTCATTTCAAGCTCCTATTATTTCATCCTCCTCACCATCCACAGGATGAATTTAGCAGAGGGTCAGAAGAAGGCCTTTGCCACTTGTTCTTCCCATATGACTGTGGTCATTCTCTTCTATGGGGCTGCTGTCTATACCTACATGCTCCCCACCTCCTATCACACCTCTGAGAAGGACATGATTGTATCTGTCTTTTATACCATCCTCACTCCTGGATTAAATCCTTTAATCTACAGTCTCAGGAATAAGAATGTCATGGGAGCACTGAAGAAAATGTTGAATGTGGGACCTGTTTTTCAAGAAACtataaaatag